The nucleotide sequence CGATGCGCCCGAGCCGATCTTCGGGTTGGCCGTCACCGGCGTGGTGAATAAACGCCACATGAAGCGCAACGACACGGGCACCGCCGGCTGCCGGCTATACCTAAGCAAGCCGCTGGGCATCGGCATTCTCACCACGGCTGAGAAAAAAGCCCTGCTGCGCCCCGAGGATGTTGGCTTGGCCTGCAAGTGGATGTGCACCCTAAACAAGCCCGGTAGCCATTTCGGCAAGCTCGCGGGTGTGACCGCGATGACCGATGTCACCGGCTTTGGTCTGCTCGGCCACTTGGTGGAAATGGCCGACGGCGCCGGGCTCACTGCGCAGCTCGAGTACGCTGCCGTACCGCGCCTGCCAGGGGTGGACTACTACCTGACGCAAGGCTGCGTACCCGGTGGCACGTTGCGCAATTTTGACAGTTACGGCGAGAAAATCGCGCCCATCAGCGAGGCGCAGCGCGACCTGCTCTGCGACCCGCAAACCAGCGGCGGCTTATTGGTGGCGGTTACTCCGCAAGGTGAGGCCGAGTTCCTGGCGGTCGCCGCCGAGTTGGGTTTGCACTTGGCGCCCATTGGTCAGCTGGTTGCGCGACAAACCTTTGCGGTTGAGGTGCTTTGATGCGCGGCAACAGCAGTGATTACCGCGATATTTTTCTTAATGATCGGCCGATGATGGATGCCCGCGCCCCGGTAGAGTTTGCCAAAGGCGCCTTCCCGGGCGTACTCAACCTGCCGTTAATGAACGACGTAGAGCGGCAAAAAGTCGGCACCTGCTACAAACAAAACGGCCAAGATGCCGCCATCGCGCAGGGTCAGCAGCTGGTCAGTGGCGCGGTTAAAGATGCGCGCGTCGCGGCGTGGCGGGCTTTCGCTCAGGCCAACCCCGAGGGTTATCTGTACTGCTTTCGCGGCGGCTTACGCTCGCAGATCACCCAGCAGTGGCTCAAGGAGGCGGGTATCGACTACCCACGGGTGCTGGGTGGGTATAAGGCAATGCGCAGCTTTTTGCTGGAAACCACCCAGCAAGCTGTTACTGAGTGCGCGTTTGTTATCGTCGGCGGCATGACCGGCACGGGTAAAACTGAAGTGATCAGCCAGTTGAGCAACAGCCTTGATCTGGAAGGCCACGCCAACCACCGTGGCTCCAGCTTTGGCAAACGGGCCACCGTTCAGCCCGGGCAAATCGATTTTGAGAACCGCCTGGCCATCGACATCCTGAAGCAGCGCGCGGCCGGCACTCAGCAGTTTGTGCTGGAAGATGAAAGCCGTTTGGTTGGCATCTGCTCACTGCCGCTGGAGCTGTATAAGGGCATGCAGGATTACCCGCTGGTGTGGCTGGAAGACAGCTTCGAGGGGCGCGTTGAGCGCATCCTCAGTGATTATGTGACCCACCTGTGCGCCGAATTTATCAGCGTGCACGGCGCCGAGAATGGCGTACTTTTATTTGCTGAACGCTTGCTGCAAAGCTTGGGCAATATCCAAAAGCGCTTAGGTGGTGAGCGTTACCAGCGCTTGTTAGCGAGCATGCAGGCGGCGTTAGCTGAGCAGCAGCGCAGCGGTCAAGTTGACCTGCACCGTGGCTGGATCGAAGGGTTGCTGCGTGAATATTACGACCCGATGTACGACTTTCAGCGTGAAAACAAACGCCCACGCATCGAGTTTGCCGGTGAGCAGGCGGCGGTGGTTGCCTACCTAAAAGAGCGACAAGCCAAGCGCTAAACTGGCGCGCAGAATGCGCTGTGTGCCGTTTAGTGGGCGTTAAATACGTGCGTTAAGGGCCGCAATAAACGCTGAGATATTTTGTTCATGGCGTTTGTAGTACGTCCACGGGCCAATGCGCTGGGACGTCACCAACTGCGCGCGCTGCAGCGCCGACAAGTACAGCGAAACGGTGGACTGCGACAAACCTACGCGCTTCTGAATGATGCTGACACACACACCAACATCTTCAGGGTCGATCTCTTGCTCGGGGAAATGCGTTCGCGGGTCTTTCAACCAATTCAAGATCGCCAAGCGGGTGGGGTTGTCCAGGGCCTTAAGTGCTTCGCTGACGTCTATGTTCATAACTTCCGATACCTAGTTTTCTCGATATTACAATTTATCGAGTTTAAACACACGGTGCCGGCGTTAAGGCCGAACACCGTGCGTGGGCGATCGGTTATTCGTAGGTTGGGTAGTCGGTGTAACCTTTGGCCGTGCCGCCGTACATGCTGCTGGGGTCGGCAAGGTTCAGCGGCCAATTATTGGCAATCCGTGCTGGCAAATCAGGGTTGGCAATAAATGGCCGACCGAATGCAACCAAGTCGCCCCAGCCGGCCTCAATCACGCGAATCCCCCGCTCGGCGGTGTATTTGCCCGCGTAAATAATTTTACCGCTGAAGGCTGACCGTACGGCGCTGCGAAAGCTGTCCGGCAGTTCCAGTGCGCTGTCCCAGTCGGCTTCTGCAATCGAGAGGTAGGCAATGCCGATTTCTTGCAGCACCTTGACGGCCTCGAGGTAGGTTTCGTGCGGGTTTTCTTCCACCAGACCGAGATAAACGCGGTCTTCGTCGGTGCTGGCAAACAGCGGTGCAAAACGTACACCCAGGCGCTCTTTACCCACCACCTCGGCCACCGCCGTAGTCACTTCGCGCAGAAAACGCAGACGGTTTTGCAGGGAGCCGCCGTATTCATCCTCACGGTGGTTGCTGTGGGCTGAAATAAACTGGTTCACCAAATAACCATTAGCGCAGTGAATTTCAACCCCGTCGAAGCCCGCCGCAAGCGCATTGCGCGCCGCTTGGGCATACAGTTGCACAATGTCTTTGACCTCCGCGGTGCTCAGCGCGCGCGGCGCTGAAGGTGCAGCCAAGGCACCCGCGCCTGGGCCGGTTTCGATAAACACGCTGACGTTGTCGGCGGCAATTGCAGACGGCGCTACCGGCGCACCGCCGTCCGGTTGCAATGAGGTGTGAGAAACCCGGCCTACGTGCCACAGCTGAGCGAAAATCACCCCGCCTTGTGCATGCACAGCGTCGGTCATAGTGCGCCAACCTTCGATTTGCTCAGGGCTGTGGATGCCCGGTGTCCATGCATAGCCTTGGCCACGCGGCTCGATCTGCGTGCCCTCGGTGACCATAAAGCCGGCACCGGCACGTTGTTGGTAGTAGGTGGCCATCAAGTTATTGGCGATATTGCCAGGCTGCGAACTGCGCGAGCGGGTCAGCGGCGGCAACACGATACGGCTTTTAAGGCGGTAGGGGCCCAGCTCAGTGGTGTGAAACAGAACAGAATCTTTCATTGTTAATACCTCGATATCTAGATTTATGAATGTATTGAGTTGGCGATTGGCGATTGGCAATGGGTCAGGCTCAGCACCGTTTGGCTGGGTGTTTACTAAGGTAGAGGTGCACGCTTAGTTGCAGGCTAGGCCTAACTCGCTGTAACGCGCCAAGTCAGGCACCCAAGCGCGGTAGCTGAAGGGTTGCAATGGCCTTCGCGCACTCCGCTGGCAGGCGTGCTTGGCCAGTAACCATGCATTGCTACTGCGTAAACAGACGGCAAGACTATTCGCGATATTGAGATTTGTCTATATATAAATTTATATGCAGTGCAGTGCAGTGCAATGCACAGCAGGCGAGGCGGCGTGTCTACTGGCCGGTATAAGCCCTGTGGTTGGCACATGCCGTTGGGCTTTGATGTGGCCGCGCATTAAGCGTGTTAGGAGGCCGACCGGCTAAAGCGGCCATCCGTTCTCACAGCCGGTAAGACTCAACCTTCCACCATGTTGGCAGCAGGTCTTTGATTTTGCTCTGGCCGAAGCGGTCATCCAGCAGGTACACCACGCCCTGATCGTCTGTGGTGCGGATCACCCGCCCTGCGGCT is from Pseudomonas sp. TMP9 and encodes:
- a CDS encoding helix-turn-helix transcriptional regulator, whose product is MNIDVSEALKALDNPTRLAILNWLKDPRTHFPEQEIDPEDVGVCVSIIQKRVGLSQSTVSLYLSALQRAQLVTSQRIGPWTYYKRHEQNISAFIAALNARI
- the selD gene encoding selenide, water dikinase SelD, whose amino-acid sequence is MSEPIRLTQYSHGAGCGCKISPKVLDVILAGSGAQHLDPKLWVGNASRDDAAVYAIDDERGVVSTTDFFMPIVDDPYDFGRIAATNAISDIYAMGGDPLMAIAILGWPVNLLAPEVAREVIRGGRAVCDEAGIPLAGGHSIDAPEPIFGLAVTGVVNKRHMKRNDTGTAGCRLYLSKPLGIGILTTAEKKALLRPEDVGLACKWMCTLNKPGSHFGKLAGVTAMTDVTGFGLLGHLVEMADGAGLTAQLEYAAVPRLPGVDYYLTQGCVPGGTLRNFDSYGEKIAPISEAQRDLLCDPQTSGGLLVAVTPQGEAEFLAVAAELGLHLAPIGQLVARQTFAVEVL
- a CDS encoding alkene reductase; this encodes MKDSVLFHTTELGPYRLKSRIVLPPLTRSRSSQPGNIANNLMATYYQQRAGAGFMVTEGTQIEPRGQGYAWTPGIHSPEQIEGWRTMTDAVHAQGGVIFAQLWHVGRVSHTSLQPDGGAPVAPSAIAADNVSVFIETGPGAGALAAPSAPRALSTAEVKDIVQLYAQAARNALAAGFDGVEIHCANGYLVNQFISAHSNHREDEYGGSLQNRLRFLREVTTAVAEVVGKERLGVRFAPLFASTDEDRVYLGLVEENPHETYLEAVKVLQEIGIAYLSIAEADWDSALELPDSFRSAVRSAFSGKIIYAGKYTAERGIRVIEAGWGDLVAFGRPFIANPDLPARIANNWPLNLADPSSMYGGTAKGYTDYPTYE
- the mnmH gene encoding tRNA 2-selenouridine(34) synthase MnmH, with the translated sequence MRGNSSDYRDIFLNDRPMMDARAPVEFAKGAFPGVLNLPLMNDVERQKVGTCYKQNGQDAAIAQGQQLVSGAVKDARVAAWRAFAQANPEGYLYCFRGGLRSQITQQWLKEAGIDYPRVLGGYKAMRSFLLETTQQAVTECAFVIVGGMTGTGKTEVISQLSNSLDLEGHANHRGSSFGKRATVQPGQIDFENRLAIDILKQRAAGTQQFVLEDESRLVGICSLPLELYKGMQDYPLVWLEDSFEGRVERILSDYVTHLCAEFISVHGAENGVLLFAERLLQSLGNIQKRLGGERYQRLLASMQAALAEQQRSGQVDLHRGWIEGLLREYYDPMYDFQRENKRPRIEFAGEQAAVVAYLKERQAKR